The Candidatus Methylomirabilota bacterium DNA segment AGACCCGGAAGGGAGCAACGGTAAGGCGTTTCACTCGTGTGCCGTGGGAGTACCTGACCGGAGCCGGCTCCTCTTGGAGATCGCGGGACGGGCGGTTCGATGGCGGGTGCACGGTCTTGGTCAATTGGTTCCGGGGGGGAGCGAGCGCCGCTCCTCCCCCGGGCCCCCCCACCGCTTCGATCGCCCGCGTGCGCGCGGCGGCGGTGCTGTGACGTATCAAGTCTTGGCGCGGAAGTGGCGGCCGCAGGTGTTTGCGGCCGTTGTGGGGCAGGATCCGGTGACGCGCACGCTGCAGAACGCGCTGGCGTCGGGCCGCGTGGCGCATGCGTACCTCTTCACGGGCCCTCGCGGCGTCGGCAAGACCACGACGGCGCGGCTCCTGGCCAAGGCGCTGTCGTGCACGAATCGCACCGGGCCCGAGGCTTGCGGCGCCTGTCCCTCCTGCCTAGACTTCGTCTCAGGCGCGCCCATGGATGTGATGGAGATCGACGCCGCGTCCAACACTGGCGTCGACGACATCCGTACGCTCCGAGAGAACGTCAAGTATGCGCCGGCCCGCGGGCGCTTCAAGATCTACATCGTGGACGAAGTCCACATGCTCTCCGGCCCGGCGTTCAACGCCTTCCTCAAGACGCTGGAGGAGCCGCCGGCCCACGTGGTCTTCGTGCTGGCCACCACCGATCCGCGCAAGATCCCGGCGACCGTGCTCTCGCGCTGCCAGCGCTTCGACTTCCGGCCCATCCCCCCTGAGCAGCTGACGGCGACGCTGACGGAGATCCTGACGAAGGAAGGCATCCGATTCGAGCTCGGCGCGCTGCCGCTTCTCGTGCGCGCGGCCGAAGGCAGTCTGCGGGACGCGCTGTCGCTCCTCGACACGGCCATCGCCTACGGCGGAGGCACGCTCGACGAGTCGAGCGTGGCGCGTCTTCTCGGCTCCTCCGCGCCCGTCCACGTGCGCGGCTTCCTGGCCGCGCTCCTGACGCGCGACGGCGCCGGGGCGCTCGAGGCTATCGACCGTGCCGCGCGCGACGGGGAAGACCTCGCCTGGCTTTGCCGCGAGGTGGTGGAAGCGGCGCGCCGGGCCCTCGTCATCAAGGTCTCCCCCGACGCGCCGTTCGCCGATCTCACGGCAGCCGAGCGCGCCGCGCTCGCGGCTACCGCCGAACCGGTCAGCGCCGACGAGCTGATCTATCTCCTGCGCGCCTTCATGGAGGCCGACGCCGAGATGCGGCGCTCGCCGCATCCGCGGGTCGAGCTCGAGATCGCCGCCGTGCGCGCCGCGCGCCGGCCCCAGCCCCAGGCCATCGAGGCGCTGATCGCGAAAGTGGACGAGGCCGTCACCCGGCTCCGGGGCATGCCCGCCGCGCGGCCCGTGGCGACCCAGCCGGGCCTGCTCGATGCGCAGGCGCCGCGCGCCGCCGTGCCGCCGCCGCTCGCAGGCGCGAGCGCGCGCGCGTCCGCGGAGCGCGCGACCATTGAGCGCACCGCGGGGCCGCCGCCGGAAGCGCCGGCGGTGCCCGCGGCGGATCTCCCCGCGGCGGATCTCGAAGACGGATGGGCCCGCGCGGTGGAAGAAATTCTGAAGAAGAAGGCGCTCCTGGGCTCGGTCGTTCAACACGGCGTGCCGCTGAAGCTTGAGGGCCCCGTGCTGACCATCGGGCTCGTCGCGAGTCCCTTCCATCGCGAGATGCTGAACGACCGCGCCAACAAGGAGATCATCACGCACGCCGTTCAGCAGCACATTCCCGGAGCCCGGCGCGTCGAGATCGCGGCGGAGACCGCGGGGGCCGGCGCCGCCCTCAACCACCCGGCCGTCCAGGCGGTCGTTGCCATGTTCCAGGGCGAGGTCGTGGCGGTCAGGCCCCGCGCGCCCGAGGAGAAGGAGACCCAGTGAAAGGCTTTGGCAACATCATGAAGGAAGCGCAGAAGCTGCAGCAGCAGATGGAGGCGCTGCAGGCGGAAGCCGCGAAGAAGAAGGTCCAGGCGACGGCCGGCGGCGGCATGGTCACGGTTGAGGCGAACGGCAAGCAGGAAATCCTCTCGATTAAGATCGATCGCGAGGTCATCAACCCCGAGGACGCGCAGATGCTCGAGGACCTCGTGCTGGCGGCCTGCAACGAGGCGCTCAGGCAGTCGCGCGAGTTGGTCCAGGCCGAGATGAGCAAGCTGACCGCCGGGCTCAAGATCCCCGGCTTGGGAACGTAGCGCTTTGAGATCAAATCGGTGGGGGGGTCGGGGGGAGGAGCGGCGGTCGCTCCCCCCCAGTCGCTAACAATGGCCTATTACCCGGAGCCGGTGGCGCGTCTCATCGAAGCGCTCCAGCGGCTGCCCGGCATCGGACCCAAGACCGCCCAGCGGCTGACCTTCTTCCTCCTGAAGCGCCCGGCCGACGAAGTGCAGACGCTCGCCGAGTCGCTGACCCAGCTCAAGGCGCTGATCGTCCACTGCCGCATCTGCTTCAACGTCACCGAGGAAGACCCCTGCCGCATTTGCAGCGACCCGCGGCGCGACCAGCGGATCTTCTGTGTCGTCGAGGAGCCCAACGACCTTCTCGCCCTCGAGCGCACAGGCGAGTTCCGGGGGCGCTACCACGTCCTTCTCGGCGCGCTGTCTCCGCTCGACGGCATCGGGCCCGAGGACCTGCGGGTGCGCGAGCTTCTGTTCCGGCTCGAGACGCCGGGCGTGGAGGAGGTCATCCTCGCGACCAACCCGAGCGTCGAGGGCGAGGCCACGGCCATCTACCTGGCCAAGCTCTTGAAACCCCTCGGCATGCGCATCACGCGCATCGCGCGCGGGCTGCCGGTCGGCGGCGATCTCGAGTACGCCGACGAAGTGACGTTGTCCAAAGCGCTCGAGGGCCGCCGCGAAGTCGGGTAGGGCGCTTGGCGGCGAGGCAAGCGTGTGATACAAAAGACTTTGTAGCGGTTCTGCACTCGGCGTTCCCCGATAGCTCAATGGTAGAGCACCCGGCTGTTAACCGGGGGGTTGCTGGTTCGAGTCCAGCTCGGGGAGCCACTTTTTCTGCGAGGACGGACACGATGAAGCTCAAGAAGGGCTTCCGGCAGCTGGTCGACGAGGCGAAGTCCAGGATCACGACGCTGAGCCTCGAGGAGACGCGCGCGCGACACGCCAAGGGCGATGCGGTTTTCGTAGACCTACGAGACGTCCGCGAGCTGGAACGGGAGGGCATGATCCCCGGAGCGTTTCACTGCCCGCGCGGCATGCTGGAGTTCTGGATCGACCCGGAGAGCCCGTACCATAAGGACATCTTCGGGTCCGGCAAGAGCTTCATCTTCTACTGCAACGGCGCCTGGCGGTCGGCGCTCGGCACTGACACCGCGCAGCAGATGGGCCTCGAGCCCGTCTACGAGATGGACGGCGGCTTCGCCGCGTGGAAGAAGGCCGGGTTCCCTGTCGCGGAGCGCTCCAGCAAGAAGCCGGCCTGAGCGGAACCCTGCGCACCGGCGGCGAGTGGGTCGTCGAAGTTCTCCGCGCCCAGGGCGTCCGCCACGTCTTTGGTCTCCCCGGCGTCCACAACCTCGCCATCTACGACGCGCTGATCCGCCAGCACGACATCGCCCACATCCTCTCCCGTCACGAGCAGGGCGCGGGCTTCATGGCCGACGGCTACGCGCGGTCCTCGGGCAGGCCCGGAGTGGTCGTCGTCACCACCGGCCCAGGCGCGACCAACGTGCTGACACCCCTCGTGGAATCGTTTGCGGATGGCCAGCCCATCCTGGTCCTCATGTCCGATATTCCGGCGGCGCTGATCGGCAAGGGCCTGGGCGCGCTCCACGAGGTGTCCAATCAGATCGACTGCTTTAAGCCCGTCTGCTCGTGGGCCGAGACGATCTACGACGCGCGGGAGATCCCGGCCGCCGTCGAGCGCGCCTTCCATCTCTTCCGCACGGGGCGGCAGCGGCCCATCGCGCTCTCGCTGCCGACCGATCTGCTTGTCGCGAAGACCGAGGGCCGGCGCGAGGCGTTCAGCGACAGGCCGCCGGCGTGCGACCCGCGGCTCGTTGACGATGCAGCACGGCGCCTGAGCGAGGCGAAGCGGCCGCTCATCGTGGCCGGCGGCGGCGTCATCTCCTCCGGGGCTTCCGCGGAGCTTGCCGCGCTGGCGCGCCGCCTCGGCGCTCCCGTCGTCACGTCGGTGATGGGGCGCGGCGCCATCCCGGAGACCGACCCGCTCTGGCTTGGTGTCCTCCCCAACTACCGGTCCACACAGGCCGCGCTGGAGAGGACCGACGTCGTCCTGGCCGTCGGCTGTCGCTTCGCCCACCGGTCTACCAAGGGCCTCATGCTCAAGCTCGACTTCAAGCCCGAGCAAACGCTGATTCACCTCGACATCGATCCGTCCGTCATCGGCCTTATGCACCGCGCGAACATCGCGATCGTCGGGGATGCGCGGAACGGACTGAGCGGGCTTCTGGCCGCGCTCGGCAAAGGCCCCGCCGCGACAGACTGGGACGCGGCGTGGATCCGTTCCCAGCGGGAGACCCGCTGGCCTCGCTACACCGAGACGGTGGACCGCCTCCTGACGATGCTCCGTCAGGCGCTTCCGCCCGAGGGCATCGTCGTCAACGACCAATGCGGGCTCAACTACTGGATGGAGTGGCACTTCCCCGTGCTCGAGCCCCGGACCTTCCTCTACCCCGTCGGCTCGGCCACTCTCGGTTACGGAGTGCCCGCGGCCATCGGCGCGAAAGTCGCGCATCCGGACCGGCCGGTGCTGGCGGTGCTGGGCGACGGCGGCTTCATGTTTTCCGTGAACGAGCTGGCGACAGCGGTGAAGTACGGGCTCGGCATCGTCTTCCTCGTGCTCAACGATGAGCGATACGGCGCCATCAAGTACCTCCAGGAAGGCATTTTCGGGAAATATGGCGAGGTGGATCTCGCCAACCCCGACTTCCCCGCCATGGCCCGAGCCTTCGGCGCCGAGGGCTTGCGGGTGGAGAGCCTCGACGATCTGCCGAAGGCGCTCGGCCGGGCGCTCAGCCATGCCGGCCCGACGCTCCTCGAGGTGCCGATCGCGGTCGATCCCCCCTGGGAAGTGTAGGGGTATAATCCGCGCATGGTCGTTTTGGACGCCGCGCGCAAGCAGGCCCTTCGCCGCGAGCTAAGCGCCCTCCTGGGCAAGGGATCCGTGCTGTCCGAGCCGGAGGAGCTTCTCGTCTACGAGTCCGACGGGCTCGTGCTCTTCCGGGCCCTCGCCGACTTCGTCGTCTTCCCGACGTCAACCGAGCAGGTCGCCGCCGTGGTGAAGCTCGCCAACCGGGAAAGCCTGCCCTTCGTGGCCCGCGGCGCGGGGACGGGGCTGTCGGGCGGATGCCTCCCGGCCGAAGGCGGCCTCGTGATCTCGCTGATGAGGATGAACCGCGTCCTCGAGGTGGACTACGACAACCAGATCGCCGTCGTCGAGCCCGGGCTCGTCAACCTGCACCTCTCCTGGGCCGTCGGGCCCAAGGGCTTCTACTTCGCGCCGGATCCCTCGAGCCAGCAGGCTTGCACCGTCGGCGGCAACATCGCCAACAACTCGGGCGGCCCGCACACGCTCAAGTACGGCGTGACGGTCAATCACGTGCTGGGTCTCGAAGTCGTGCTGCCCGACGGCGAGATCATGTGGCTCGGCGGCAGGACCCGCGAGGCGCAGGGCTACGACATGGCGGGGCTCTTCGTCGGCTCCGAGGGCACGTTCGGCATCGCGACCAAGATCGTCGTGCGCATCCTCAAGCAGCCGCAGGCGGTCAAGACCGTGCTGGCCGTCTTCGACTCGATCGAGCAGGCCTCCAAGGCGGTCTCCGCCGTGATCGCGCGGGGACTCATTCCCGCGGCGATGGAGATGATCGACCAGCTGACCATCGGGGCCGTCGAGGACGCCTTCGGCTGCGGCTACCCGCGGGACGCCGCCGCCGCGCTCTTGATCGAGCTCGACGGGCTCCGCGAGGGGATGGAGGCGCAGGCCGAGCGCGTGATGGCCGCGTGCCGCGACTGCGGCGCGCGCGACGTGCGCGCGGCGCGCGACGAGGCCGAGCGCCAGCTGCTCTGGAAGGGGCGCAAGAGCGCGTTCGGCGCCTACGGCCACATCTCGCCCGCCTACATGGTCATGGACGGTGTCATTCCCCGCACGCGGCTACCCGAAGTGCTCCGGCGCGTCAACGAGATCGTGGCGTCGTACGGGCTCCGCGTGGGCAACGTCTTCCACGCGGGCGACGGCAACCTCCACCCGAACATCCTCTACGACCCGCGCGTTCCCGGCGAAGAGGCGCGCGTGGTGGCGGCGGGCGGCGAGATCCTGAAGGTCTGCGCGGACGTGGGCGGCTCCATCTCGGGCGAGCATGGCATCGGTCTCGAGAAGGTGGACTATATGTCCCTCATCTTCTCCGAGGCCGATCTCGACTACATGGGGCGCCTCCGCGATGCCTTCAACCCGCGCAACCTCTGCAACCCCGGCAAGATCTTCCCGTCGCGCAAGGCCTGCGGCGAGAGCGGGCCCGCCTACCGCCCGCATCCCATCGAAGAGAAGGGCCTCGCCCAGCGCTTCTAGCGGGGCAGGGACGACGCCAGTGCCTGCCTCTCCCCTCGACGCGCTTCGCGGTATTGTCGGCCCCGCACACGTGCTCACCGGTGTGGACTGCGGTCCGTATGTCGTCGACGGCCGCACGCCTGAAGCCGTCGCGCTCCCCGGGTCCAAGGACGAAGTCGCGGCCGTCCTCCTCGCCGCCGCCGAGGCGGAGCTGCCCGTGACGCCGTGGGGCGGCGGGACCAAGATGGGCATCGGCAACCCGCCCCAGCGCTTGGGCCTCGTGCTCGCGCTGAAGCGGCTCAACCGCCTCCTCGAGCACGAGCCGGGCGATCTGACCGCGACCGTTGAGGCAGGGATAACCCTGGGCGCGCTCCAGCGCGAGCTCGGCGGGCGCGGCCAGTGGATCTCCCTTGACCCTGCCCACGCCGACGAAGCGACGCTCGGCGGCATTCTCTCGAGCAATGCGGCTGGTCCGCGTCGTCACTTGTACGGATCGTGCCGCGATCTCCTCATCGGCGTGACCGTGGTCACGGCAGCGGGCGCGCTCGTCAAGGGCGGCGGCAAGGTGGTCAAGAACGTTGCCGGCTACGACCTGCCCAAGCTCTTCATCGGCGCGTTCGGGACGCTCGGCGTGGTGGTCGAGGCGACGGTGAAGCTCCGGCCTCGCCCCGACGCCGATCGGCTGGTGGTCGCGCGCTTCGCTCAGCTCAAGGAGGCGGGCGCGGCTGCTCGCGCTGTCATGGGCTCGGACCTCCTGCCCTCGGCCCTCGATCTTGTGGACGGCGAGACGCTCCGCGCGCTGGCGTTGGGCGGCCCAGACGGCGCGGCGCTCCTGATCGGCGTGGACGGGATTCCCGAGCAGGTCGCGTGGCAGTGCGCCGAGGTCGAGCACCTCCTGCGCCCGCAGGGATTGGCGGACGCCCGCGTGCTCGACGGGGACGCCCGCGATGCGGCCTGGCGCGCGCGCGGCGGGCTCGGACGCGGCGCCTTTGCCGAGACGGCGGCGGTGATGAAATGGGTCGTCCTGCCCGCCCAGGTCGCCGATGTCATGGAGCAGGGGGCCGCCGTCGCCCAGCGCGCGGGGCTCATCGCGGCGCTGGCGGCTCACGCGGGAGTAGGCGTCGTGGAGGCCGTGCTGGCGGGCGCGAGAGCCGGCGACGCGACGGCGATCGCGGGCGTGTTGACAGAATGGCGGGCGCTTGTCCGCGCGGCGGGCGGCCAGGCGCTGGTCGAGTCGGCGCCGCTCGCCGTCAAGGAGCGCGTGCCGGTCTGGGACGACCCGGGCCCGGCGCTCCGCATCATGCAGCGGATCAAGTCCCAGTTCGACCCGGCAGGTCTTTTGAATCCCGGCCGCTTCGTCGGAGGCATCTAGGTCATGGCTCACGAGGGGATAACGCTCGCGTCACCACCGGCCGGGCCGTTGACGCTCCACGGCCACGACGTCGAGGGCGTCAACCGCTGCGTCCATTGCGGCCTCTGCCTCGCCTACTGTCCGACCTTCTCCATCCTCGGCACCGAGATGGACTCGCCGCGCGGCCGGATCTTCCTCGTCAAGGCGCTCGCCGAGGGACGGCTCGCCCTAAGCGACCCGACGGTCTTGCACCTCGACCTCTGCCTCGGCTGCCGCGCCTGCGAGACCGTCTGTCCCTCGGCCGTGCCCTATGGCCAGTTGATCGAGGCCGCGCGCGCCGAGATCGAGCGCCAGCGGCCGGGCGGGCCGCTGCGGCGCCTGTTCCGCTGGCTGAACTTCGCGGTCCTGCTGCCGAACCCGCGGCTCCTGGGCCTCGCCGCGGCGGGGCTGCGCTTCTACCAGGTCAGCGGGGTTCAGCGTCTCGTGCGCGCGCTGGGCCTGCTCAAGCTCCTGCCGTCACCACTCGGGGAGTGGGAGCCGCTCCTGCCCGTGCTCCCGCCGGCCGCCGAGCGAGCGCCGCTTCCCGCTCTCACGCCTGCTGCGGGCACGAAGCGCGCTCGCGTGGGACTCTTGACCGGCTGCATCCAGCAGGTCGCCTTCGGCTCGCAGAACCGCGCGACGGCGCGCGTGCTGGCAAAGAACGGCGCGGAGGTCGTCGCGCCGTTGGAGCAGGCCTGCTGCGGCGCGCTTCACGCGCACGCGGGCGAGCACGACCTCGCCGTGACTCTCGCCAAGCGCGCCATCGAGGTCTTCGAGGCCGCGAAGGTCGACTGCGTCGTCGTCAACACGTCGGGGTGCGGAGCCCACATGAAGGACTACGGGACCCTTCTAGCCGATGATCCCGCCTGGCGCGAGCGGGCCCGGCACTTCGCCTCGCGCGTCCGCGATCTCTCCGAGTTCCTCGTTGAGGAGCCGCTGCGCGGGCCACTGGGAACCGTGAAGAAGACCGTGACGTATCACGACCCCTGTCACATCGTCCACGGCCAGAAGATCTCGAAGCCTCCGCGCGCGCTGCTGGCCCAGATCCCCGGGCTCACCGTGGTGCCGCTCAAGGAAGCGGACTGGTGCTGCGGCTCGGCGGGCACCTACAACCTAAGCCAGCCCGAGATGGCGCGGAGGCTCCAGGAGCGCAAGGTAGCGCACATCCGCGCGACGGGGGCGGAGGCCGTGGTCACGGCCAATCCCGGCTGCATCATCCAGATCGTCCAGGGGCTCGACGCCGCGGGCGCGCACGTCAAGGTGCTCCACTTGGTCGAGATCCTCGACGAGTCCTACCGGAACGCCCCTCACCCCGACCCTCTCCCCAGAGGGGAGAGGGAGCCTTCGAACCCCTCTCCCCCACCGGGGGAGCTTTCGCATCCCTCTTCCCCAGAGCGGGGAGCCATTCCAAATCCCTCTCCCCCATCGGGGGAGAGGGTAGGGTGAGGGGGCGATGGCCCGTGTCAAGGTCCTCGACCTCGCCGCCCTGCCCGACGGCGGCGTCGAGCTGGTCGTCGCGGACGGCGTGGACGTGGCGCTCTTCCGCCGCGGCGACGAGATCTTCGCCCTCGGCAACGAGTGCGCCCACAAGGGCGGCAATCTCTGCGACGGCCGCGTCGAGGGCGACATCGTCACCTGCCCGCTCCACGGCTGGGAGTTCGATCTTCGCTCGGGCGTCTGCATGACGATCCCGGGCGAGTCCGTGCTGCGCTTCGTGGTGAGCGTGGAGGATGGCGTCATCTTTCTCGAGGAGCCCGCATGAAGGACGCCGTCCCGCAGGAGCACAAGAGCCACGCCCCGGCCTCGGTCGGCTGCTTCGTGCTGACCATCTCGGACTCCAAGACGTCCGAGACCGACACGAGCGGGGCGCTGATCCGGGAGCTTCTGAGCGCCGCGGGCCACCGCGTCACGGGCCACGCCATCGTCAAGGACGACCCGGAGCAGATGGCGGCGGTCATCCGCTCGGGCTGCGCCGCGCCGTCGGTCGAGGCCTTCATCCTCACGGGAGGCACGGGGATCACGAGCCGCGACTCGACGTACGAGGCGATCGAGGCGCTCCTCGACAAGCGGCTCGCGGGCTTCGGCGAGCTCTTCCGCATGCTCTCCTTCCAGGAGATCGGCGCGGCGGCGATGCTCTCGCGCGCGCAGGGCGGCGTGGTCCAGGGGCGCGTCCTCTTCTCCCTGCCGGGCTCGCCCAACGCCTGCCGGCTCGCGCTGGAGAAGCTCATCATCCCGGAATTGCCGCACCTGATCCGCGAGGTCAGGCGCTAGCATCACGCGGTATACTGGCGGGCAGTCTCTCGTGACGCGGTACGACCGACACTTGACCCACGGAGGAGTGGCAATGGCAAGGCACGCGACGCGAATCCTGATGGCGCTTCTGGTCTGCGCGGTATTGACCGGCCCCGGAGCGGCCCAGACGGCGCCCTCGGGCCCGCTCTGGAGCGACAGCGGCGGCGCTCAGGTGCCTGCCGAGATCGCCCGCCTCAACGATCACATGAGCGGCCTCGCTGAGAGGCTTAAGCCCGCCCTGGTCCAGGTGCGCGTGCGCCGCGCCGCCGAACCCCAGACCGAGGGTGAGGCGCCGGGGTCGCCCGAAGAGCGGCGCAGCTCGGGCTCCGGCTTCCTGATCCGCCAGGACGGTTACCTCATCACGAACGAGCACGTCGTGGCCGATGCCGACATCATTCAGGTAAAGCTGGCCGACGGCCGCCGCTTCGTAGGCCGGCTCGTGGGCAAGGACGAGCGCGTGGACCTGGCGCTGGTCAAGATCGAGGCGACCGGCCTGCCAGTGGCGCCGCTCGGCGACTCGAACCGGCTCCGCGTGGGCGAATTCGTCTTGGCACTCGGCCACCCCTTCGGCCTCGAGCAGACGGTGTCCTTAGGCATCGTCAGCAGAAAGGGCGCGCCGCTCCAGGTGGCCACGCCGGGTTTCGACTTCATCCAGACCGACGCCGCCGTCAACCCTGGGAACTCGGGCGGGCCGCTCGTCAACATGGCGGGCGAGGTCGTGGGCATCAACAGCATGGCCGCGCGGAACGGCACCATCGGCTTTGCCATCCCGATCAACATCGTCAAGGGCCTCCTGCCCCAGCTGGCGTCCAAGGGCAAGGTCGAGTGGGGCTGGCTCGGCGTCGGCATCGCGGAGATCGGCGACGAGGACGTGCCGAAGTACCAGTTGAAGGAGCAGCGCGGCGTGCTGATCCGCCACGTGGTCGCGGGCCAGCCGGCCGACAAGGGCGGTGTGAAGGCCGATGACGTGATCCTCGCCGTGGACGGTGCGCAGATCGAAGGCCCGCGGGATCTCCAGCGCATCATCTCAACCACGCCGGTCGGCCGCGCCGTCAAGCTGTACGTCATGCGCGCCGGCAAGGAGCAGGAGCTCGAGGTGACCATCGGCCCGTACCAGGCCGCCGCGTCGCGCCCGCAGCCGCGCCGCGCGCCAGTGGTGCCGCATGGGCCCGAGGGGCCCGCGCCCAAGCCGCCGGCTCCCGCTCCGAAGTGATCACACGCCGCGCAGCCTCGCGTTAGCCGCGCCATGCGCGCCGTCCTTCTCGGCACGGGCTCGCCGCCTCCGAACCCCAAGCGCCGCGGCCCGGCGACCTTGCTCGCGTTGGGCGACGAGAAGTTCCTCGTGGATGCGGGCTCGGGAGTGGGCATCCAGCTCGTCCAGGCGGGCGTGCGCCCGTACGACTGGCCGCGCGTGCTCATCACGCATCACCACTCCGACCACATGATCGATCTCGGCCATTTGCTGATCACGCGCTGGATCGTGGGGCAGAACGCGCCCTTCGAGGTCTGGGGCCCGGCCGGGACGAAACGGCAGATGGACAAGCTCCTCGACTTCCTCGACTGGGACATCGAGATCCGGCGCGCCCACATGATCAAGCGCGAGCGGCCACGGGTAGCCGTGACGGAGATCGAGGAGGGGAAGATCCTCGAGGCGGGCGGCGTGACGGTGAGCGCCTTCAGCGTCGACCACGACCCCGTCAAGCCCGCCTTCGGCTACCGCTTCGAGGGCGGCGGCAGGAGCGTCGTGGTCTCGGGCGACACGCGGCCGTCGGAGAACCTGATCCGCTGGAGCCTGGGCGTGGACTGTTTGATCCACGAATGCTGCGAGATGACGAAGACCTCCTGGGTTCCCGGCTGCGGCTGGCCGACCCTAGAGGAGAAGATCAAGGACCTCGCCTCCTACCACACCCAGCCCGAGGACATCGGCCGCGTGGCCAAGGCCGCGAACCCCGGCAAGCTCGTCATCACCCACATGATGCCGGCCTCGGTGCCGGCCGAGCTCGAGGCGGCGGCCAAGCGCCACTACGCAGGCCCCGTCACCGTCGGCGAAGATCTCCTGGAGGTCTGACCCCTCACTCCGCCCGGAGTGCCGCCAGCGTAGCGCGCGCCCAGTCGCTGTCCAGCGCGGGCGCGGGCGCGTAGGTCAACCCGCCGGTGATGCGCGCGCCCTCTTCACCCTCCGCGGCCGCGTCTTCGAGCACGTCCTCCACGACCAGGTCAAAGCGCGCCAGCTCGCCGGCCATCAGCGGGGCGCCGGCGGCGCGGCACTTCACGTACATCGTGACGTCCGGCTCGACGATGAGGAGCGTCGCCGCGCCTCGCGCCTCGAGATTGCGTCGCGTGCTGCTTCGCGCGCCGACGGCGACGCGGATGGTGGTCGCGTTGACGGCCAGGAGCTCGAGATAGGAGCAGAACATCGGGTGCGGGCGGCCGCGGTCGTCCACCGTCAGGAGCGGTACTCCCCGGCCGAGAAGGCGCGGCAGGTCCTTCTGGGAGAGCCGCTTCTCTAG contains these protein-coding regions:
- the recR gene encoding recombination mediator RecR; this translates as MAYYPEPVARLIEALQRLPGIGPKTAQRLTFFLLKRPADEVQTLAESLTQLKALIVHCRICFNVTEEDPCRICSDPRRDQRIFCVVEEPNDLLALERTGEFRGRYHVLLGALSPLDGIGPEDLRVRELLFRLETPGVEEVILATNPSVEGEATAIYLAKLLKPLGMRITRIARGLPVGGDLEYADEVTLSKALEGRREVG
- a CDS encoding YbaB/EbfC family nucleoid-associated protein — protein: MKGFGNIMKEAQKLQQQMEALQAEAAKKKVQATAGGGMVTVEANGKQEILSIKIDREVINPEDAQMLEDLVLAACNEALRQSRELVQAEMSKLTAGLKIPGLGT
- a CDS encoding rhodanese-like domain-containing protein; the encoded protein is MKLKKGFRQLVDEAKSRITTLSLEETRARHAKGDAVFVDLRDVRELEREGMIPGAFHCPRGMLEFWIDPESPYHKDIFGSGKSFIFYCNGAWRSALGTDTAQQMGLEPVYEMDGGFAAWKKAGFPVAERSSKKPA
- the dnaX gene encoding DNA polymerase III subunit gamma/tau — translated: MTYQVLARKWRPQVFAAVVGQDPVTRTLQNALASGRVAHAYLFTGPRGVGKTTTARLLAKALSCTNRTGPEACGACPSCLDFVSGAPMDVMEIDAASNTGVDDIRTLRENVKYAPARGRFKIYIVDEVHMLSGPAFNAFLKTLEEPPAHVVFVLATTDPRKIPATVLSRCQRFDFRPIPPEQLTATLTEILTKEGIRFELGALPLLVRAAEGSLRDALSLLDTAIAYGGGTLDESSVARLLGSSAPVHVRGFLAALLTRDGAGALEAIDRAARDGEDLAWLCREVVEAARRALVIKVSPDAPFADLTAAERAALAATAEPVSADELIYLLRAFMEADAEMRRSPHPRVELEIAAVRAARRPQPQAIEALIAKVDEAVTRLRGMPAARPVATQPGLLDAQAPRAAVPPPLAGASARASAERATIERTAGPPPEAPAVPAADLPAADLEDGWARAVEEILKKKALLGSVVQHGVPLKLEGPVLTIGLVASPFHREMLNDRANKEIITHAVQQHIPGARRVEIAAETAGAGAALNHPAVQAVVAMFQGEVVAVRPRAPEEKETQ
- a CDS encoding FAD-linked oxidase C-terminal domain-containing protein; this translates as MVVLDAARKQALRRELSALLGKGSVLSEPEELLVYESDGLVLFRALADFVVFPTSTEQVAAVVKLANRESLPFVARGAGTGLSGGCLPAEGGLVISLMRMNRVLEVDYDNQIAVVEPGLVNLHLSWAVGPKGFYFAPDPSSQQACTVGGNIANNSGGPHTLKYGVTVNHVLGLEVVLPDGEIMWLGGRTREAQGYDMAGLFVGSEGTFGIATKIVVRILKQPQAVKTVLAVFDSIEQASKAVSAVIARGLIPAAMEMIDQLTIGAVEDAFGCGYPRDAAAALLIELDGLREGMEAQAERVMAACRDCGARDVRAARDEAERQLLWKGRKSAFGAYGHISPAYMVMDGVIPRTRLPEVLRRVNEIVASYGLRVGNVFHAGDGNLHPNILYDPRVPGEEARVVAAGGEILKVCADVGGSISGEHGIGLEKVDYMSLIFSEADLDYMGRLRDAFNPRNLCNPGKIFPSRKACGESGPAYRPHPIEEKGLAQRF
- a CDS encoding FAD-binding oxidoreductase, with product MPASPLDALRGIVGPAHVLTGVDCGPYVVDGRTPEAVALPGSKDEVAAVLLAAAEAELPVTPWGGGTKMGIGNPPQRLGLVLALKRLNRLLEHEPGDLTATVEAGITLGALQRELGGRGQWISLDPAHADEATLGGILSSNAAGPRRHLYGSCRDLLIGVTVVTAAGALVKGGGKVVKNVAGYDLPKLFIGAFGTLGVVVEATVKLRPRPDADRLVVARFAQLKEAGAAARAVMGSDLLPSALDLVDGETLRALALGGPDGAALLIGVDGIPEQVAWQCAEVEHLLRPQGLADARVLDGDARDAAWRARGGLGRGAFAETAAVMKWVVLPAQVADVMEQGAAVAQRAGLIAALAAHAGVGVVEAVLAGARAGDATAIAGVLTEWRALVRAAGGQALVESAPLAVKERVPVWDDPGPALRIMQRIKSQFDPAGLLNPGRFVGGI
- a CDS encoding thiamine pyrophosphate-binding protein; this encodes MEEGRVPCRGALQQEAGLSGTLRTGGEWVVEVLRAQGVRHVFGLPGVHNLAIYDALIRQHDIAHILSRHEQGAGFMADGYARSSGRPGVVVVTTGPGATNVLTPLVESFADGQPILVLMSDIPAALIGKGLGALHEVSNQIDCFKPVCSWAETIYDAREIPAAVERAFHLFRTGRQRPIALSLPTDLLVAKTEGRREAFSDRPPACDPRLVDDAARRLSEAKRPLIVAGGGVISSGASAELAALARRLGAPVVTSVMGRGAIPETDPLWLGVLPNYRSTQAALERTDVVLAVGCRFAHRSTKGLMLKLDFKPEQTLIHLDIDPSVIGLMHRANIAIVGDARNGLSGLLAALGKGPAATDWDAAWIRSQRETRWPRYTETVDRLLTMLRQALPPEGIVVNDQCGLNYWMEWHFPVLEPRTFLYPVGSATLGYGVPAAIGAKVAHPDRPVLAVLGDGGFMFSVNELATAVKYGLGIVFLVLNDERYGAIKYLQEGIFGKYGEVDLANPDFPAMARAFGAEGLRVESLDDLPKALGRALSHAGPTLLEVPIAVDPPWEV